In Alloyangia pacifica, the following proteins share a genomic window:
- a CDS encoding cell division ATP-binding protein FtsE translates to MIELDNVAYSYGGGELLSGLTLRLAPGSFHFLTGPSGAGKTTLLKLCYGALVPTAGHARLFGEDVRRMDRDAIALSRRRIGVVHQDCQFLDHLSVAENVALPLTVAGEGGSDLEQNLIELMTWVGLKSRADALPPELSGGERQRAALARAVIMSPEVILADEPTGNVDWEMSQRLLRLLVELNRMGKTILIATHDLGLIRSAKTQVQARVLRISNRRLQAAGVDL, encoded by the coding sequence GTGATCGAACTGGATAATGTGGCCTACAGCTACGGTGGCGGAGAGCTGCTGAGCGGGCTCACGCTGCGGCTTGCGCCTGGGTCATTCCACTTCCTGACCGGGCCTTCGGGCGCCGGCAAGACGACGCTGCTGAAGCTCTGCTACGGCGCGCTCGTGCCCACCGCCGGCCACGCACGGCTGTTCGGCGAGGACGTGCGGCGCATGGACCGTGACGCCATCGCGCTGAGCCGCCGGCGCATCGGCGTGGTGCACCAGGACTGCCAGTTTCTCGACCATCTGTCGGTCGCCGAGAATGTCGCCCTGCCGCTCACCGTGGCGGGCGAAGGCGGCAGCGATCTCGAGCAGAACCTCATCGAGCTGATGACCTGGGTCGGGCTGAAGAGCCGCGCCGATGCCCTGCCGCCGGAGCTTTCGGGCGGCGAGCGGCAGCGCGCGGCGCTGGCCCGCGCGGTGATCATGTCGCCCGAGGTGATCCTGGCCGACGAGCCCACGGGCAACGTCGACTGGGAGATGTCGCAGCGGCTTCTGCGGCTGCTGGTCGAGCTCAACCGCATGGGCAAGACGATCCTCATCGCCACCCACGACCTCGGGCTCATCCGCTCGGCCAAGACCCAGGTGCAGGCGCGGGTGCTGCGCATCTCGAACCGCAGGCTGCAAGCGGCGGGGGTCGACCTGTGA
- a CDS encoding zinc-ribbon domain-containing protein: MRLICPNCGAQYEVPVDAIPAGGRDVQCSSCGHTWFQLHPLDAPLPEEAPAEAPQDDELWEEMDEGAFAAPAEDEDAPFPDPEPDETPDSEPLGTPVPRRPVRARGLDPSVAEVLRQEAEREARRRTDPEPLESQPDLGLAEPAEESAAHRARVARAHMTRSRGDAPPSGKPTPEPVGAAEPAPEAPERAEFVTSEPEHPSVAPSRRDLLPDIEEINQTLRVVPEPRRMETPQGRARAAEEDELQSSGFARGFGVVLILAALAVLFYALAPALTAAVPALAPLLDPYVATVDGLRLWLDAQLTALLS, encoded by the coding sequence ATGCGGCTGATTTGCCCCAATTGCGGCGCGCAATACGAGGTGCCGGTCGACGCGATCCCCGCGGGCGGGCGCGACGTGCAATGCTCGAGCTGCGGCCACACCTGGTTCCAACTGCACCCGCTGGATGCGCCCCTCCCCGAAGAGGCGCCCGCCGAGGCCCCGCAGGACGACGAGCTCTGGGAAGAGATGGATGAGGGTGCCTTTGCGGCGCCCGCCGAGGACGAGGACGCGCCCTTCCCCGATCCCGAGCCCGACGAGACGCCCGACTCCGAGCCACTCGGCACGCCGGTACCGCGCCGCCCGGTTCGCGCCCGCGGGCTCGATCCCTCGGTCGCCGAGGTGCTGCGCCAGGAGGCCGAACGCGAGGCCCGCCGCCGCACCGATCCCGAACCGCTCGAGAGCCAGCCTGACCTCGGCCTCGCGGAGCCCGCCGAGGAAAGCGCCGCGCACCGCGCGCGCGTCGCCCGCGCCCACATGACCCGCAGCCGTGGCGATGCCCCGCCCTCCGGAAAGCCCACACCCGAGCCCGTCGGCGCAGCCGAGCCGGCCCCCGAGGCGCCCGAGCGCGCCGAGTTCGTGACCTCTGAACCCGAGCACCCTTCCGTTGCGCCTTCGCGCCGCGACCTGCTGCCGGACATCGAGGAAATCAACCAGACGCTGCGCGTCGTCCCCGAGCCACGCCGCATGGAGACGCCGCAGGGCCGCGCGCGGGCCGCCGAGGAAGACGAACTGCAGAGCAGCGGCTTTGCCCGCGGCTTCGGCGTGGTGCTGATCTTGGCGGCGCTGGCGGTGTTGTTTTACGCGCTGGCACCGGCGCTCACCGCCGCGGTGCCCGCCCTCGCCCCGCTGCTGGATCCCTATGTCGCAACAGTAGACGGCCTGCGGCTCTGGCTCGACGCGCAGCTCACCGCTCTGCTGAGCTGA
- a CDS encoding ABC transporter permease produces the protein MIVFGLYIAIFVASWLLVKLLVHRALNDFTARKTVTFGDESAVRPSRIASVVSILTIFLLWGAFTGSTWVPKFLHAPGPFVGDASFTYTAEAEGVAPDEATVIVRVFPVGEETEDPEVDPGDGWAKNDSASVGAWRSGLVRVDQNDAHGRDEGHRVLAVNGQPIEPGGEVITDHGRVGMSPKGTLTFEPAKGWQMEPIWLPAPEAVLARLAEISRDGYRGSTLWEHLGWSLFRVIAGFFFGALIGIPLGYAMGLSDWFRGWFDPIVEFMRPVPPLALIPLVILWAGIGETGKIILLFLAALWIMAIAARSGVSGVKISKVHAAYSLGASKVQILRHVIIPNSLPDIFTGARVAMGVCWGTVVAAELVAAEKGAGMMIMVASKFQLTDIVIMGIILIGVIGFGIDMLMRLAERKLVPWKGRG, from the coding sequence ATGATCGTCTTTGGACTCTATATCGCCATCTTCGTGGCAAGCTGGCTGCTGGTGAAGCTGCTGGTGCACCGCGCGCTGAACGATTTCACCGCCCGCAAGACCGTCACCTTCGGCGACGAAAGCGCGGTGCGCCCGAGCCGTATCGCCAGCGTGGTGTCGATCCTGACCATCTTCCTGCTCTGGGGGGCCTTCACCGGCTCGACCTGGGTGCCGAAGTTCCTGCACGCGCCCGGGCCCTTCGTTGGGGATGCCAGCTTCACCTATACCGCCGAGGCGGAGGGCGTCGCGCCCGACGAGGCGACGGTGATTGTGCGGGTCTTCCCGGTGGGCGAGGAGACCGAAGACCCCGAGGTCGACCCCGGGGATGGCTGGGCGAAGAACGACAGCGCCAGCGTCGGGGCCTGGCGCTCGGGATTGGTGCGGGTCGATCAGAACGACGCGCATGGGCGCGACGAGGGGCACAGGGTCCTCGCCGTCAACGGTCAGCCGATCGAGCCGGGGGGCGAGGTCATCACCGACCATGGCCGCGTCGGCATGTCGCCCAAGGGCACGCTCACCTTCGAGCCCGCCAAGGGCTGGCAGATGGAGCCGATCTGGCTGCCCGCGCCCGAGGCTGTGCTTGCCCGGCTTGCCGAGATCTCGCGCGACGGCTACCGCGGCAGCACGCTCTGGGAGCACCTTGGCTGGTCGCTCTTCCGGGTCATCGCGGGGTTCTTCTTCGGCGCGCTGATCGGCATTCCGCTTGGCTACGCCATGGGCCTGTCGGACTGGTTCCGCGGCTGGTTCGATCCCATCGTCGAGTTCATGCGCCCTGTGCCGCCGCTGGCGCTCATTCCGCTGGTGATCCTCTGGGCGGGCATCGGCGAGACCGGCAAGATCATCCTGCTGTTTCTCGCCGCGCTTTGGATCATGGCCATCGCGGCGCGTTCCGGAGTCTCGGGGGTCAAGATCTCCAAGGTGCACGCGGCCTATTCGCTGGGCGCCTCGAAGGTGCAGATCCTGCGCCACGTGATCATCCCCAACTCGCTGCCCGACATCTTCACCGGCGCGCGGGTTGCCATGGGTGTCTGCTGGGGCACCGTGGTGGCCGCCGAGCTTGTCGCCGCCGAGAAGGGCGCGGGGATGATGATCATGGTCGCTTCGAAATTCCAGCTCACCGACATCGTGATCATGGGGATCATCTTGATCGGCGTAATCGGCTTCGGCATCGACATGCTGATGCGGCTGGCCGAGCGCAAGCTGGTGCCCTGGAAGGGCCGGGGCTGA
- a CDS encoding ATP-binding cassette domain-containing protein, whose product MSGLTIQNLSMRFDLPNGSSVQALKDVSLDLAQGELLSVLGPSGCGKTTLLNIVAGFLAPTEGKIILGGREVRGPAAERGMVFQQGALFEWMNVRDNVSFGPRMAGKREKDYGASVDHLLEVVGLRDFKEKAVYELSGGMQQRVALARCLANDPDVILMDEPLGALDALTREKMQSLVLKLWKETGKTIVLITHSVEEALLLGERLLVMAPRPGRIHREYRLPFADLGAGQDLRAVKKHPDFATTREEILGMIWDMEEEIMGRSETAGAAS is encoded by the coding sequence ATGAGCGGATTAACCATCCAGAACCTGTCGATGCGCTTCGACCTGCCCAACGGCAGCTCGGTGCAGGCGCTGAAGGACGTCTCTCTGGACCTCGCGCAGGGCGAGCTCTTGTCGGTACTGGGTCCGTCGGGCTGCGGCAAGACCACGCTGCTCAACATCGTCGCGGGCTTTCTCGCGCCGACCGAGGGCAAGATCATCTTGGGCGGTCGCGAGGTGCGCGGCCCCGCTGCCGAACGCGGCATGGTGTTCCAGCAGGGCGCGCTTTTCGAGTGGATGAACGTGCGCGACAATGTCAGTTTCGGCCCGCGCATGGCCGGGAAGCGTGAGAAGGACTACGGCGCGAGCGTTGATCACCTGCTCGAGGTGGTGGGCCTGCGCGACTTCAAAGAAAAGGCGGTCTACGAGCTCTCGGGCGGGATGCAGCAGCGCGTGGCCCTGGCCCGCTGCCTTGCCAATGATCCCGACGTGATCCTCATGGACGAGCCGCTGGGGGCGCTCGACGCGCTCACGCGCGAGAAGATGCAGAGCCTCGTGCTGAAGCTCTGGAAGGAAACAGGCAAGACCATCGTCCTCATCACCCACTCGGTCGAGGAGGCGCTGCTTTTGGGCGAGCGGCTGCTGGTCATGGCGCCGCGCCCGGGCCGCATCCACCGCGAGTACCGTCTGCCCTTTGCCGATCTCGGCGCCGGGCAGGACTTGCGCGCGGTGAAGAAGCATCCCGATTTCGCGACAACGCGCGAGGAGATCCTCGGGATGATCTGGGACATGGAGGAAGAGATCATGGGCCGCAGCGAAACCGCGGGGGCCGCGTCATGA
- a CDS encoding taurine ABC transporter substrate-binding protein encodes MTIKKRLMGAAAAVALLAGAASAESITVGYFLEWPMPFEYAKAEGMYEEAMGVDINWVSFDTGTAMSAAMASGDVQLSVSQGVPPFVVAASAGQDLQALDVAVSYADNDNCVVRSELEIDKDSAGELEGKKVAVPLGTAAHYGFLKQMGHFGVPLESLEIVDMAPPDGAAAIAQGAVDMACGWGGSLRRMKEHGNVLLTGAEKEELGILVFDVTSGPAGWVAENSDLVAAFLKVTAEANAMWADEANQSKMLPVIAKDAGMDEAATAETMATFVFPTAEDQLSAKWLGGGAADFMKGVADVFVEAGSIDAALDSYADHVNTGPLASAGSM; translated from the coding sequence ATGACGATCAAGAAACGCCTGATGGGCGCGGCGGCTGCCGTGGCGCTGCTGGCCGGTGCCGCAAGCGCCGAAAGCATCACCGTGGGCTATTTCCTCGAATGGCCGATGCCCTTCGAATATGCCAAGGCCGAAGGCATGTACGAAGAGGCCATGGGCGTCGACATCAACTGGGTGAGCTTCGACACCGGCACCGCCATGTCGGCAGCGATGGCCTCTGGCGATGTGCAGCTCTCGGTCAGCCAGGGCGTGCCGCCCTTCGTGGTCGCCGCCTCGGCGGGGCAGGACCTGCAGGCACTCGACGTGGCGGTGAGCTACGCCGACAACGACAACTGCGTGGTCCGCTCGGAGTTGGAAATCGACAAGGACAGCGCCGGGGAACTCGAAGGCAAGAAGGTCGCCGTGCCGCTCGGCACCGCCGCCCACTACGGCTTCCTGAAACAGATGGGCCACTTCGGGGTGCCGCTCGAGAGCCTTGAGATCGTCGACATGGCGCCGCCGGACGGCGCGGCTGCCATCGCGCAGGGCGCGGTCGACATGGCCTGCGGCTGGGGCGGCTCGCTGCGCCGCATGAAAGAGCATGGCAACGTGCTGCTCACCGGCGCCGAGAAGGAAGAGCTGGGCATCCTCGTCTTCGACGTGACCTCCGGCCCCGCGGGCTGGGTGGCAGAGAATTCGGATCTTGTCGCCGCCTTCCTGAAGGTAACCGCCGAGGCCAATGCCATGTGGGCGGATGAGGCCAATCAGTCCAAGATGCTGCCGGTCATCGCCAAGGACGCGGGCATGGACGAGGCAGCCACCGCCGAGACCATGGCCACCTTCGTTTTCCCGACAGCAGAAGACCAGCTCTCGGCCAAGTGGCTGGGCGGCGGCGCGGCCGACTTCATGAAGGGCGTTGCCGACGTCTTCGTCGAGGCGGGCTCGATCGACGCGGCGCTCGACAGCTACGCCGACCATGTGAACACCGGGCCGCTCGCGTCGGCAGGCTCGATGTAA
- a CDS encoding aminotransferase family protein, with translation MDGTLTQNDLSHVVEADKAHVWHHLVQHKQFETSDPKIIVEGKGMRVWDQTGREQLDAVSGAVWTVNVGYGRKTIVDAISEQLMKLNYYAGAAGSIPGALFAEELIDKMPGMSRVYYCNSGSEANEKAFKMVRQIAHKRYGGKKHKILYRERDYHGTTIAALSAGGQEERNAQYGPFAPGFVAVPHCLEYRAGDQGWGDLSGEAYGQRAADAIEEVILREGPDTVGALCLEPVTAGGGVIVPPAGYWQRVQEICRKYDVLLHIDEVVCGVGRTGTWFGYQHYGVEPDFVTMAKGVASGYAAIACCVTNERVFDLFKDDASDPMNYFRDISTFGGCTAGPAAALENMRIIEDEGLLENTTAMGEYMLGQLETLKDKHAVVGEARGKGLFLGAELVTDRTTREPMDEKRVAAVVAEVNKRGVIIGMTNRSIPGYNNTLCFAPALIATKDDIDQIVEAVDGALGTVFG, from the coding sequence ATGGACGGCACCCTCACCCAGAACGACCTCAGCCACGTCGTCGAAGCCGACAAGGCCCACGTCTGGCACCACCTCGTGCAGCACAAGCAGTTCGAGACCAGCGATCCCAAGATCATCGTCGAGGGCAAGGGCATGCGCGTCTGGGACCAGACCGGGCGCGAGCAGCTCGACGCGGTGTCGGGCGCGGTCTGGACGGTGAACGTGGGCTACGGCCGCAAGACCATCGTCGATGCGATCTCCGAGCAGCTGATGAAGCTGAACTACTATGCCGGCGCCGCGGGCTCGATCCCCGGCGCGCTGTTTGCCGAAGAGCTGATCGACAAGATGCCGGGCATGAGCCGCGTCTACTACTGCAACTCGGGCTCCGAGGCGAACGAGAAGGCCTTCAAGATGGTCCGCCAGATCGCGCACAAGCGCTACGGCGGCAAGAAGCACAAGATCCTCTACCGCGAGCGCGATTACCACGGCACCACCATCGCCGCGCTCTCCGCAGGCGGGCAGGAAGAGCGCAACGCGCAATACGGCCCCTTCGCGCCGGGCTTCGTGGCGGTGCCGCATTGCCTCGAGTACCGCGCCGGGGATCAGGGCTGGGGCGACCTGTCGGGCGAGGCATATGGCCAGCGCGCCGCCGATGCCATCGAAGAGGTGATCCTGCGCGAAGGCCCCGACACCGTCGGCGCGCTCTGCCTCGAGCCGGTGACCGCGGGCGGCGGCGTGATCGTGCCGCCGGCGGGCTACTGGCAGCGCGTGCAGGAAATCTGCCGCAAGTACGACGTGCTGCTGCACATCGACGAGGTGGTCTGCGGCGTGGGGCGCACCGGCACCTGGTTCGGCTATCAGCACTATGGCGTCGAGCCCGACTTCGTGACCATGGCCAAGGGCGTTGCCTCGGGATACGCCGCGATTGCCTGCTGCGTCACCAACGAGCGCGTCTTTGACCTGTTCAAGGACGACGCCTCGGACCCGATGAACTACTTCCGCGACATCTCGACCTTCGGCGGCTGCACCGCCGGCCCCGCCGCGGCGCTCGAGAACATGCGCATCATCGAAGACGAGGGCCTGCTCGAGAACACCACGGCGATGGGCGAGTACATGCTCGGCCAGCTCGAGACGCTGAAGGACAAGCACGCCGTCGTCGGAGAGGCGCGCGGCAAGGGTCTGTTCCTCGGTGCCGAGCTGGTGACCGACCGCACCACCCGCGAGCCGATGGACGAAAAGCGCGTGGCCGCCGTCGTCGCCGAGGTGAACAAGCGCGGTGTCATCATCGGCATGACCAACCGCTCGATCCCCGGCTACAACAACACGCTGTGCTTCGCCCCGGCGCTGATCGCCACCAAGGACGACATCGACCAGATTGTCGAGGCTGTGGATGGCGCTCTCGGGACGGTCTTCGGCTGA
- a CDS encoding GNAT family N-acetyltransferase, whose amino-acid sequence MTDHRTNDHGQPIGLPVEGSFPRPFPPNAPMTGRFVRLEQTRSEHAPALYEAFARDDGGANWTYLPGAPLRDLAEAQAWIESCAKSTDPLFQTICRLDGTPVGIASYLRIDQANGVIEVGHIHFSPLLQRSPAATEAMYLMMKRAFDELGYRRYEWKCDALNGPSRRAAERLGFSYEGTFRQAVVTKGRNRDTAWFSVIDSEWPTLRARFEAWLDPSNFDAEGQQIVRLQDL is encoded by the coding sequence ATGACGGATCATCGCACGAACGACCACGGGCAGCCCATCGGGCTGCCCGTCGAAGGATCGTTTCCCCGCCCCTTCCCGCCGAACGCGCCGATGACGGGACGCTTCGTGAGGCTCGAGCAGACGCGCTCGGAGCACGCCCCGGCGCTCTATGAGGCCTTCGCCCGGGACGACGGCGGCGCGAACTGGACCTACCTGCCCGGCGCGCCGCTGCGCGATCTGGCCGAAGCGCAGGCCTGGATCGAAAGCTGCGCAAAGAGCACGGACCCCCTCTTCCAAACGATCTGCAGGCTGGACGGCACGCCGGTGGGAATCGCCTCCTATCTGCGGATCGACCAGGCCAATGGCGTGATCGAGGTCGGGCACATCCACTTCAGCCCCCTGTTGCAGCGCAGCCCGGCGGCGACCGAAGCCATGTACCTGATGATGAAGCGCGCCTTCGACGAGCTCGGCTACCGCCGCTACGAATGGAAATGCGACGCGCTCAACGGCCCCTCGCGCCGCGCGGCCGAGCGGCTCGGCTTCAGCTACGAGGGCACGTTCCGGCAGGCTGTGGTGACCAAGGGCCGCAACCGCGACACAGCGTGGTTCTCAGTCATCGACAGCGAATGGCCGACCCTGCGCGCGCGCTTCGAAGCTTGGCTCGATCCGTCGAACTTCGATGCGGAAGGGCAGCAGATCGTGCGCCTTCAGGACCTTTAA
- a CDS encoding HU family DNA-binding protein has product MAKPMTKTQLVAALAEEMGADKKTASTALEAITDIITKEVAGGGAVTLPGVGKIYCRERPERMVRNPATGEQFKKEADKVVKMTIAKALKDSVNG; this is encoded by the coding sequence ATGGCGAAGCCGATGACCAAAACCCAACTCGTGGCTGCACTGGCAGAAGAGATGGGCGCAGACAAGAAGACCGCGTCGACCGCTCTGGAAGCGATCACCGACATCATCACCAAGGAAGTTGCAGGCGGCGGCGCCGTGACCCTCCCGGGCGTTGGCAAGATCTACTGCCGTGAGCGTCCCGAGCGCATGGTGCGCAACCCCGCCACCGGCGAGCAGTTCAAGAAAGAGGCCGACAAGGTGGTCAAGATGACCATCGCGAAGGCGCTGAAGGACAGCGTCAACGGCTGA
- a CDS encoding AMP nucleosidase has product MQDMQAKLQIVSPEAPEPELFDEAEAAVERLCMLYAQASEFLKEHFLSSMAEGHPGVRYRAFYPEVRITTTSFAKVDSRLSFGHVSAPGTHATSITRPDLFRQYLKQQIGLLIENHGVKVQVGLSDTPMPVHFAVANFPELTVPQEGAGQFILRDVFDVPDLSTTNDDIVNGVARPAPDGTEPLAPFTAQRVDYSLARLAHYTATDPAHFQNHVLFTNYQFYVSEFEAYARKQLADPESGYISFVSTGNVEITDAETEIPLTAKMPQMPTYHLKRKDGSGITLVNIGVGPSNAKTATDHIAVLRPHAWLMVGHCAGLRNSQSLGDFVLAHAYLREDKVLDDDLPVWVPIPALAEIQVALEDAVEEETQLSGYDLKRVMRTGTVASVDNRNWELRDQRGPVQRLSQCRAVALDMESATIAANGFRFRVPYGTLLCVSDKPLHGELKLPGMASDFYKTQVARHLMIGIRAMEHLRSMPLERIHSRKLRSFDETAFL; this is encoded by the coding sequence ATGCAGGACATGCAGGCGAAATTGCAGATCGTTTCCCCCGAGGCCCCGGAGCCGGAGCTCTTTGACGAAGCCGAGGCGGCGGTCGAGCGGCTCTGCATGCTTTACGCTCAGGCCTCGGAGTTCCTGAAAGAGCACTTTCTGTCCTCCATGGCCGAGGGGCATCCGGGCGTCCGCTACCGCGCCTTCTATCCCGAGGTGCGGATCACCACGACCAGCTTCGCCAAGGTCGACAGCCGCCTCAGCTTCGGCCACGTCTCGGCGCCGGGCACCCATGCCACCTCGATCACCCGGCCGGACCTGTTCCGGCAGTACCTGAAGCAGCAGATCGGGCTTTTGATCGAAAACCACGGCGTGAAGGTGCAGGTGGGCCTGTCGGACACCCCGATGCCGGTTCATTTCGCGGTCGCCAATTTCCCCGAGCTGACGGTGCCACAGGAAGGGGCGGGTCAGTTCATCCTGCGCGACGTCTTCGACGTGCCGGACCTGAGCACCACCAACGACGACATCGTCAACGGCGTGGCACGCCCGGCGCCCGACGGCACCGAGCCGCTGGCCCCCTTCACCGCGCAGCGGGTGGATTACTCGCTGGCCCGGCTGGCGCATTACACCGCCACCGACCCCGCGCATTTCCAGAACCACGTGCTGTTCACCAACTACCAGTTCTACGTCAGCGAGTTCGAGGCCTATGCCCGCAAGCAGCTCGCCGACCCCGAGAGCGGTTACATCTCCTTCGTCTCGACCGGGAACGTCGAGATTACCGATGCCGAGACCGAGATCCCGCTCACCGCGAAGATGCCGCAGATGCCGACCTACCACCTCAAGCGCAAGGACGGCTCGGGGATCACCCTGGTCAACATCGGTGTCGGCCCGTCGAACGCCAAGACCGCCACCGACCACATCGCCGTGCTGCGCCCGCACGCATGGCTGATGGTCGGCCACTGCGCCGGGCTGCGCAATTCGCAGAGCCTTGGAGATTTCGTGCTGGCCCACGCCTATCTGCGCGAGGACAAGGTGCTCGACGACGACCTGCCGGTCTGGGTGCCGATCCCGGCGCTGGCCGAGATTCAGGTGGCGCTGGAAGATGCGGTCGAGGAGGAGACGCAGCTCTCGGGCTATGATCTTAAGCGGGTGATGCGCACCGGCACAGTCGCCTCGGTGGACAACCGCAACTGGGAGTTGCGCGACCAGCGCGGCCCTGTGCAGCGGCTGAGCCAGTGCCGCGCCGTGGCGCTCGACATGGAAAGTGCGACCATCGCTGCCAACGGCTTCCGCTTCCGGGTGCCCTATGGCACCTTGCTTTGCGTCAGCGACAAACCGCTGCACGGCGAGCTGAAACTGCCCGGAATGGCGTCCGATTTCTACAAGACACAGGTGGCGCGCCACCTGATGATCGGGATAAGAGCCATGGAGCATCTCCGTTCGATGCCGCTCGAACGGATTCACAGCCGTAAATTGCGTAGCTTCGACGAAACAGCCTTCCTGTGA
- a CDS encoding DNA topoisomerase IB: MTPRLDLIYYPDSQPGILRRRCGRGFSYIAPDGTRIDAAEERARIRALAVPPAYEQVWICPRANGHLQATGRDARDRKQYRYHPDWTAFRSERKYGHLAEFGAALPGLRRSILGQLRARDPGDREFALAATLALLDRAGLRVGNADYAMENGSYGATTLRGTHLRLDGATLHLRFPGKGGKRVHKQLKDRTLQRALTALGDLPGKELIAWLDEDGQPHGLRSDEINRWLAERTGNPALTAKTFRTWNGSVAALEAARSAERVSIKAMAEAAAERLANTPTVARNSYIHPEVIALAETGLPKALDRAPDRPGLRRSEAQLLALLER; this comes from the coding sequence ATGACCCCGCGCCTCGATCTCATCTACTACCCCGACAGCCAGCCCGGCATCCTGCGCCGGCGCTGCGGGCGCGGCTTCAGCTATATCGCCCCCGACGGCACACGGATCGACGCCGCCGAGGAACGCGCCCGGATCAGGGCGCTGGCGGTGCCCCCGGCCTACGAACAGGTGTGGATCTGCCCGCGCGCCAACGGCCACCTGCAGGCCACCGGCCGCGACGCGCGGGACCGCAAGCAATACCGCTATCACCCTGACTGGACGGCATTTCGGTCGGAGCGAAAATATGGGCATCTCGCCGAGTTCGGTGCTGCCCTGCCTGGCCTCAGACGCAGCATACTCGGCCAGCTCCGCGCCCGCGATCCCGGCGACAGGGAGTTCGCTCTGGCCGCCACTCTGGCACTTCTGGATCGCGCCGGGCTGCGCGTCGGCAATGCCGATTACGCGATGGAGAACGGCAGCTACGGGGCGACCACGCTGCGCGGCACGCACCTGCGGCTCGACGGCGCCACGCTGCACCTGCGCTTCCCCGGCAAGGGCGGCAAGCGCGTCCACAAGCAACTGAAGGACCGCACTCTGCAGCGCGCCCTCACCGCGCTCGGCGACCTGCCCGGCAAGGAGCTGATCGCCTGGCTCGACGAGGATGGCCAGCCGCACGGATTGCGCTCCGACGAGATCAACCGCTGGCTGGCCGAGCGCACCGGCAACCCGGCGCTCACCGCCAAGACCTTCCGTACCTGGAACGGCAGCGTCGCGGCGCTGGAGGCGGCGCGGAGCGCGGAGCGGGTCAGCATCAAGGCGATGGCCGAGGCGGCGGCCGAGCGGCTGGCCAATACGCCGACCGTGGCGCGCAACTCCTACATCCATCCGGAGGTGATCGCCCTTGCCGAGACCGGCCTGCCGAAGGCTCTGGATCGCGCGCCAGATCGCCCGGGGCTGCGCCGGTCCGAGGCGCAGCTGCTCGCCCTTTTGGAACGCTGA
- a CDS encoding lytic transglycosylase domain-containing protein, which produces MSRKTEMTRRAWLSLVLVPLVAPLSACAVQQEETPEVTRFDPPLYPNETPELRASINKWSDYYEVPRRLVHRLAIRESTHTPEARNGPYYGLLQILPATARTMGFQGKPRELLDADTNLEYGVKYLRGAWLLSDGNPDAAIGLYAKGYYYEAKRRGMLVATGLRRG; this is translated from the coding sequence ATGTCCCGAAAGACCGAAATGACCCGGCGCGCCTGGCTGTCGCTTGTGCTCGTGCCGCTGGTGGCGCCGCTCTCTGCCTGCGCCGTGCAGCAGGAGGAGACGCCCGAGGTGACGCGCTTCGACCCGCCGCTCTATCCCAACGAGACCCCCGAGTTGCGCGCATCGATCAACAAGTGGTCCGACTATTACGAAGTGCCCCGACGTTTGGTGCACCGTCTCGCGATCCGCGAGAGCACCCATACCCCCGAGGCGCGCAATGGTCCCTATTACGGCCTGCTGCAGATCCTCCCCGCCACAGCGCGCACCATGGGCTTTCAGGGAAAGCCGCGCGAGCTGCTCGATGCGGACACCAACCTCGAATACGGCGTGAAATACCTGCGCGGCGCCTGGTTGCTGTCGGATGGCAATCCCGACGCGGCCATCGGGCTCTATGCCAAGGGCTATTACTACGAGGCCAAGCGGCGCGGCATGCTGGTCGCGACCGGCCTGCGCCGGGGCTGA